From Debaryomyces hansenii CBS767 chromosome C complete sequence, a single genomic window includes:
- a CDS encoding DEHA2C17864p (weakly similar to uniprot|Q9HFZ2 Candida albicans RBT4 Repressed by TUP1 protein 4): MKVLNLLRPLAFCAIVIGENLGAFKIDFKVLRGNDKRDLFLSDERPYIMKRDSSEMELQNRQTFYLANIKIGSNEDEVGVLVDTGSSDLWVMSHDLNCNRSSSSTSTQASPSSTSTMIASFGFEEDILNSHNEKRAIHGVQSLEWNETLVEYAADYAASSFSCDNVTLVHSNGPYGENLAAGYSGGYDPVDAWYDEIELYDFNSPGFNKSTGHFTQLVWKSTSQLGCARVICDNAWGQYTICEYSNTTGNVLGTNSETGLSYFAENVLKPLVNSIN, encoded by the coding sequence ATGAAAGTTCTTAATTTACTAAGACCCTTAGCATTCTGTGCAATAGTAATCGGAGAGAATTTAGGAGCATTTAAAATAGACTTTAAGGTTTTAAGAGGAAATGATAAAAGAGATCTATTTCTCTCTGATGAAAGGCCATATATCATGAAGAGAGATTCTTCAGAAATGGAATTACAAAACAGGCAGACATTTTACTTGGCCAACATAAAGATAGGatctaatgaagatgaagtagGGGTTTTAGTCGATACAGGGTCTTCAGACTTGTGGGTTATGTCCCATGACTTGAATTGCAATagatcatcatcatcaacttCGACCCAAGCTTCACCTTCTTCGACTTCTACAATGATCGCTTCTTTCggatttgaagaagatatcTTGAACTCACACAATGAAAAAAGAGCTATACATGGGGTTCAGTCTTTAGAATGGAATGAAACTTTAGTCGAATATGCTGCAGACTATGCAGCTTCTTCATTCTCATGTGACAACGTTACGTTAGTTCATTCAAATGGACCATATGGCGAAAACTTGGCTGCGGGTTATTCTGGTGGTTATGACCCAGTTGATGCTTGGTACGACGAAATTGAGCTATATGATTTTAATAGTCCAGGCTTCAACAAATCTACTGGACACTTTACTCAATTAGTCTGGAAATCAACTAGTCAACTTGGTTGTGCCAGGGTCATTTGCGATAATGCTTGGGGTCAGTATACAATTTGTGAATACTCGAACACTACAGGTAATGTATTGGGTACCAATTCCGAGACAGGTCTAAGTTATTTTGCCGAAAATGTTTTAAAACCCTTGGTAAATTCCATAAACTAA
- a CDS encoding DEHA2C17886p (similar to uniprot|P32329 Saccharomyces cerevisiae YLR120c YPS1 Aspartic protease or uniprot|P53379 Saccharomyces cerevisiae YDR144C MKC7 GPI-anchored aspartyl protease), with product MKAHNLLGPLAFSMFVIGESQDTFRINFKVLTGNDRSDLSFSDRTTYIMKRDSSEMELQNRQTFYLANIKIGSNEDEVGVLVDTGSSDLWIMSHDLNCESTSSSSKRDILVDSKLPNEGDSDRKKIISENNDLEHLEHISESSVKIEGNVRQILKSSNDNCTRYGSFRVSNSNSFNRNESANPFSINYADGTHARGFWGTDDVSFGNVTVRGLSFAVSNDTSSDIGVLGIGLSGLETTYSSQYGGNYQYENLPLKLKNQGTINKALYSVYLGEEDSRTGTILFGAVDSAKYSGDLQTVKIVNSAINYGYSEPIRIEVIVNGITLNDSNTEIQIASNDYTAVLDTGSTYSYFPRSLLTSLGESLNGQFSSSLGAYIVDCIDDDDDSYVAIDFSGFKINVPLRSLIQRYSYNQCFLSVLQQSGSDYILFGDNVLRSAYLVYDLDDFEISIAQARYTTEEDISVISSSVPNAIQAPGYSSTSLPSSADGSGGSDSTFGDDSNSGGRSSSASMNKVSKAKLYSLFIGLGLLVPLSVY from the coding sequence ATGAAAGCTCATAATTTATTAGGACCACTTGCATTTTCTATGTTTGTAATAGGAGAAAGCCAGGATACATTTAGAATAAACTTCAAGGTTTTAACAGGCAATGATAGGAGCGATCTCTCGTTTTCTGACAGAACGACATATATCATGAAGAGAGATTCCTCAGAAATGGAATTACAAAACAGACAGACATTTTACTTGGCTAACATAAAGATAGGatctaatgaagatgaagtagGAGTTTTAGTCGATACAGGGTCTTCAGACTTGTGGATTATGTCCCATGATTTGAATTGTGAAAGtacttcatcatcatcaaaaaGAGATATACTTGTGGATAGTAAGTTACCAAATGAGGGAGATAGTGatagaaagaaaataatatcgGAAAATAATGATCTAGAACATCTAGAACACATTTCCGAATCAAGTGTTAAGATTGAAGGCAACGTAAGacaaattttaaaatcttcaaatgataattgTACGAGATACGGATCATTTAGAGTTTCCAATTCTAATTCCTTTAACAGAAATGAATCAGCTAATCCCTTCTCAATTAATTATGCTGATGGAACGCATGCACGTGGCTTTTGGGGCACTGATGATGTTAGTTTTGGTAATGTGACGGTAAGGGGATTATCATTCGCAGTTTCAAATGATACAAGTTCAGACATTGGAGTATTAGGTATAGGACTTCTGGGATTAGAAACTACATATTCTAGTCAGTATGGGGGTAATTACCAATACGAGAATTTGcctttgaaattaaagaatcaGGGTACTATTAATAAAGCCTTGTACTCGGTTTATTTGGGTGAAGAAGACTCAAGAACTGGTACTATCTTATTTGGAGCAGTTGACTCTGCTAAGTATTCTGGTGATTTACAGACAGTTAAGATAGTAAATTCTGCGATAAATTATGGTTATTCGGAACCAATTAGAATTGAGGTTATTGTAAATGGAATCACtttgaatgattcaaataCTGAAATTCAGATAGCGTCAAATGACTATACAGCCGTTTTGGATACAGGATCGacatattcatattttccAAGATCGCTTTTGACCTCCCTTGGTGAAAGCCTAAATGGGCAATTTTCCTCTTCTTTGGGGGCGTATATAGTTGACtgtattgatgatgatgatgattcttACGTTGCGATTGATTTTAGTGGCTTTAAAATAAATGTCCCTTTAAGAAGCTTGATACAAAGATACAGTTATAACCAATGTTTTTTGAGTGTTTTACAACAATCAGGCTCAGATTACATAttatttggtgataatgTCTTAAGAAGTGCTTATCTTGTTTATGACTTAGAcgactttgaaatttccATAGCTCAAGCTAGATATACAACCGAGGAAGATATATCAGTTATTTCCTCGTCCGTTCCAAATGCTATTCAGGCCCCTGgatattcatcaacatcaCTACCTAGTTCAGCAGACGGATCTGGAGGAAGCGACTCAACATTTGGCGATGATTCTAATTCGGGCGGAAGGAGTTCTAGTGCTTCAATGAACAAAGTATCTAAAGCCAAACTATATAGTTTATTTATTGGTTTGGGTCTCCTAGTTCCTTTATCAGTATATTAG